The following are encoded together in the Vigna unguiculata cultivar IT97K-499-35 chromosome 2, ASM411807v1, whole genome shotgun sequence genome:
- the LOC114171756 gene encoding uncharacterized protein LOC114171756, which produces MLRCLTKLRCLAVQSRQILPPPSSRRLLHHLPPQPLHSASTFRTSSPPSLIFSSWHLHASHPSPSLVQVRHVSSRERKLRRKPMTPTISKVKKTKMKSYSSLKSRFRTMNDGNIRRWKEGKRHNAHLKSKKSKRRLRKPAIVPAAYAKVMKKLNFAA; this is translated from the exons ATGCTTCGTTGTTTGACGAAACTTCGTTGTCTCGCCGTCCAATCACGTCAAATTCTACCACCGCCCTCTTCTCGCCGTCTCCTCCACCATTTGCCGCCGCAACCGCTTCACTCTGCTTCCACATTCCGCACTTCTTCTCCTCCCTCCTTAATTTTCTCTTCATGGCATCTCCACGCATCTCATCCTTCCCCTTCC TTGGTTCAAGTGCGCCACGTGTCGTCCAGAGAACGAAAACTTAGAAGAAAACCGATGACTCCAACCATTTCCAAGGttaagaaaaccaaaatgaaatCTTATTC GTCCTTAAAATCCAGATTCAGAACAATGAATGATGGGAACATCAGGCGCTGGAAGGAAGGCAAGCGACACAATGCTCATCTCaag TCAAAGAAATCAAAACGTAGATTGAGGAAACCTGCTATTGTCCCAGCGGCTTATGCCAAAGTAATGAAGAAGCTCAATTTCGCTGCTTAG